A DNA window from Ipomoea triloba cultivar NCNSP0323 chromosome 10, ASM357664v1 contains the following coding sequences:
- the LOC116032401 gene encoding UDP-glycosyltransferase 74E2-like translates to MAEMSTVSHVLVIPYPIHGHITPMVQLSKRLASRGVAVTVITPTSTSACIQVSSSLIRIESIPDGVKPDSGFDAISDWLKDLVSNNLAEIMSKVTGSGCVLTTVVYDSIMPWVADLAHQLGLRAAAFNSQSCAVFAVYHHTDQENLTAPTEGSTVSLPSMPPLGLNDLPSFVRNKSSYSSLLRFVLSRNLNTQKADWLLFNTFDELEKEVLEWMASQFPLKVIAIGPLLPSMYLDKRVRDDDNYGLSLFKPNNNDCMEWLDSQETGSVVYVSFGSLANLKDEQMCEVAQGLIQSKCKFLWVVRSSEQSKLPSNFSPDKLGAGIITNWCPQLDVLSHRAVGCFVTHCGWNSTLEALSLGVPVVAMPQWTDQPTNAKYLVDVWDVGIRVMASENGMVTREEVERCLVEVMKGERGVMLKENAAKWKQLAKEAVDEGGSSDKNIKEFVSAISM, encoded by the exons ATGGCCGAAATGTCTACTGTAAGTCATGTTCTGGTTATTCCTTACCCTATACATGGTCACATAACCCCGATGGTTCAACTCTCGAAGCGTTTAGCCTCAAGAGGAGTTGCGGTGACAGTCATTACCCCAACATCAACTAGTGCATGCATACAGGTAAGTTCAAGCCTAATCAGGATTGAGTCTATCCCTGATGGTGTGAAACCAGATTCTGGCTTTGATGCCATTTCTGACTGGCTCAAGGACTTAGTCTCCAATAACTTGGCTGAGATCATGTCTAAAGTCACTGGTTCTGGGTGTGTTTTGACCACCGTGGTATACGACTCAATCATGCCATGGGTGGCTGACTTAGCGCACCAGCTAGGCCTGAGAGCAGCTGCATTTAACAGCCAATCATGTGCTGTTTTTGCAGTATACCATCATACTGATCAGGAGAACTTGACTGCTCCAACTGAAGGATCAACCGTGTCACTGCCTTCAATGCCACCATTGGGGTTGAATGATCTTCCATCTTTTGTTCGCAATAAGAGCTCCTATTCTTCCCTACTGCGGTTCGTTTTGAGCAGAAATTTGAATACGCAGAAAGCAGACTGGCTCTTGTTCAACACTTTTGATGAATTGGAAAAGGAG GTACTTGAGTGGATGGCTAGCCAATTTCCACTCAAAGTCATTGCTATTGGGCCATTACTTCCATCGATGTACCTAGACAAGCGAGTAAGAGACGATGACAACTATGGCCTGAGTCTTTTCAAGCCAAACAATAATGACTGCATGGAGTGGCTTGACTCCCAGGAAACTGGTTCTGTTGTCTATGTATCTTTCGGGAGCTTAGCCAACTTGAAGGACGAGCAAATGTGTGAAGTTGCGCAGGGCTTGATCCAAAGCAAATGCAAATTCCTGTGGGTGGTCCGGTCCTCTGAGCAGAGCAAACTCCCGAGCAATTTCTCGCCAGACAAATTAGGAGCGGGCATTATCACAAACTGGTGTCCACAGCTGGATGTCTTGTCCCACCGAGCTGTAGGGTGCTTCGTTACTCACTGCGGATGGAACTCAACTCTGGAGGCACTGAGCCTCGGAGTCCCTGTGGTGGCCATGCCACAGTGGACCGACCAACCCACCAATGCAAAGTATCTCGTCGATGTTTGGGATGTAGGGATCCGCGTTATGGCCAGCGAAAATGGAATGGTCACAAGAGAAGAAGTAGAGAGGTGTTTGGTAGAAGTGATGAAGGGGGAGAGAGGGGTTATGCTCAAAGAGAATGCTGCGAAGTGGAAACAACTGGCTAAAGAAGCTGTTGATGAAGGTGGAAGCTCCGACAAGAACATTAAGGAGTTTGTGTCTGCTATTTCTATGTAA